A region of Geobacillus sp. 46C-IIa DNA encodes the following proteins:
- the divIB gene encoding cell division protein DivIB: MEKGKIVVLEDRVPKLKERRRQKANRRLILYLSFFFLFILCVLYFQSPLSAVKHVEVSGNRHLPAERIISLSGITKRTSFWKVDEQNVEAKIARHPEIKEATVEKRLPNTIAIHVREWRRIAYVYNRQTFFPLLENGRLLKQEAAKTAPSDAPVLVGWKNGDAIAEMTGQLAELPAAVLGAMSEIHYKPNSEYEDRVVVYMNDGYEVSATIHNFADRLSHYPSIIAELDRNVKGVIHLEVGSYFVPYEPTKKEDDDETTSP; the protein is encoded by the coding sequence ATGGAAAAAGGAAAGATCGTCGTTCTAGAGGACCGCGTGCCGAAACTGAAAGAGCGGCGCCGCCAAAAGGCAAACCGCCGGCTGATTTTGTATTTGTCCTTCTTTTTCCTGTTCATCTTATGCGTCCTTTACTTTCAATCGCCGCTCAGCGCGGTGAAGCATGTGGAAGTGAGCGGCAACCGTCATCTGCCGGCGGAGCGCATCATCAGTTTGAGCGGCATCACAAAGCGGACAAGCTTTTGGAAAGTGGACGAACAAAACGTCGAGGCGAAAATCGCCCGTCATCCTGAAATTAAAGAAGCTACGGTGGAGAAGCGGCTGCCGAATACGATCGCCATCCACGTCCGTGAATGGCGGCGGATCGCCTACGTATATAACCGGCAAACGTTTTTTCCGCTGCTTGAAAACGGACGGCTGCTAAAGCAGGAAGCGGCGAAAACGGCTCCGAGCGATGCGCCGGTATTAGTCGGCTGGAAAAACGGCGATGCCATTGCGGAAATGACCGGGCAGCTTGCTGAACTGCCGGCGGCGGTGCTTGGCGCCATGTCGGAAATTCACTACAAGCCGAACAGTGAGTACGAAGACCGCGTCGTCGTCTATATGAACGACGGCTATGAGGTGAGTGCGACCATCCATAACTTTGCCGACAGGCTGTCGCATTATCCGTCGATTATCGCCGAGCTCGACCGGAACGTCAAAGGAGTCATTCACCTGGAAGTGGGCAGCTATTTTGTTCCGTACGAACCGACGAAAAAGGAGGATGACGATGAGACGACAAGCCCGTAG
- a CDS encoding YlmC/YmxH family sporulation protein — translation MMRISEFQTKDVVNVANGKKLGNIGDIDIDLDTGKIRSLIILGAGKVLGLFGREEAVVIPWQNIVKIGTDVILVRLHDTD, via the coding sequence GTGATGAGGATTTCCGAATTTCAGACGAAAGATGTTGTCAATGTGGCCAATGGGAAAAAGCTCGGCAATATCGGGGATATTGACATCGATCTCGATACAGGAAAAATTCGTTCATTGATTATTTTAGGCGCCGGAAAGGTGCTCGGGCTGTTCGGGCGTGAGGAAGCGGTCGTCATTCCGTGGCAAAACATCGTCAAAATCGGGACCGATGTCATTTTAGTCCGCCTTCACGATACGGACTGA
- a CDS encoding YggS family pyridoxal phosphate-dependent enzyme has translation MTVRDNLAAIRRQIEAACARVGRDPADVHIVAVTKYIDAARAQEVLDAGIADLGENRSDQLLEKYEAIGKRATWHFIGTLQSRKVKEIIDKVDYIHSLDRLSLAKEIEKRAVRPVKCFVQVNVLGEATKHGLAPEETVPFIEQLRSFSRIEVIGLMTMAPHTEDEAILRACFRRLRTLKERVQALNLAHAPCTELSMGMSNDYEIAIEEGATFVRIGSALVGSM, from the coding sequence ATGACGGTGCGCGACAACTTGGCTGCCATTCGCCGGCAAATTGAAGCGGCTTGCGCCCGCGTTGGCCGCGATCCGGCCGACGTACACATCGTAGCTGTAACGAAATATATTGATGCGGCAAGGGCGCAAGAAGTGCTTGACGCCGGCATCGCTGACCTCGGCGAGAACCGTTCCGACCAACTGCTCGAAAAGTACGAGGCGATCGGGAAGCGAGCGACGTGGCATTTTATTGGGACGCTTCAGTCGCGCAAAGTGAAGGAGATTATCGATAAAGTCGATTACATTCATTCGCTTGACCGCCTGTCGCTCGCGAAGGAGATCGAAAAGCGGGCGGTGCGTCCGGTGAAATGTTTTGTGCAGGTGAACGTATTAGGCGAAGCGACGAAGCACGGGCTCGCCCCTGAGGAGACGGTCCCGTTTATCGAACAGCTTCGTTCGTTTTCGCGCATTGAAGTGATCGGGTTGATGACGATGGCGCCGCATACGGAGGATGAAGCCATATTGCGCGCCTGTTTCCGCCGATTGCGAACGCTTAAAGAACGCGTTCAGGCGTTAAATTTGGCTCATGCGCCATGCACCGAGCTGTCGATGGGCATGTCAAACGACTATGAGATCGCGATCGAGGAAGGGGCGACGTTTGTACGCATCGGCAGCGCACTTGTCGGATCAATGTAG
- the spoIIGA gene encoding sigma-E processing peptidase SpoIIGA translates to MVVYVDVIWLLNVCFDALLLWLTALMLKRPIVWWRLLAGALIGSLLVVLLFTPFSAIAQHPLVKVAVSVLIVLAAFGFKRPRYIIENMLAFYFATFAVGGGMLAVHYLFAPQLSVQQEWLMVPPGAGDPVSWLFVVIGFPALWLFSRHRVENIREKKLRFEHIIDVIVVWEGRPLALRGLIDSGNQLFDPVTKTPVMVVDREKAKEVLPEELTMHMAAMTFDDPPRQWAHRLRLIPYRAIGSGPQMMMAVKPDRMLLLYEDQWLEVKQGLVALSADPLSVDGEYDCIVHPKMVQAGRKLTAS, encoded by the coding sequence TTGGTCGTTTACGTCGATGTGATTTGGCTGTTGAACGTCTGTTTTGACGCATTGCTTCTTTGGCTGACGGCGCTCATGCTCAAGCGGCCGATCGTCTGGTGGCGTCTGTTGGCTGGGGCGTTGATCGGTTCGCTGCTTGTCGTGTTGCTGTTTACCCCGTTTTCCGCCATCGCCCAGCATCCGCTTGTGAAAGTGGCTGTGTCGGTCTTGATCGTGCTCGCTGCTTTTGGCTTTAAGCGGCCGCGCTATATAATCGAGAACATGCTGGCGTTTTACTTTGCCACGTTCGCGGTCGGCGGCGGCATGCTGGCAGTTCATTATTTGTTCGCGCCGCAGCTGTCCGTTCAGCAAGAATGGTTGATGGTGCCCCCTGGGGCGGGCGATCCGGTCAGCTGGCTGTTTGTCGTGATCGGGTTCCCGGCTTTATGGCTCTTTTCCCGCCATCGTGTGGAAAATATTCGTGAGAAAAAACTGCGTTTTGAACATATTATCGATGTCATCGTTGTCTGGGAGGGCCGGCCGCTGGCGCTGCGCGGGCTCATTGACAGCGGCAACCAGCTGTTCGATCCGGTGACGAAAACGCCGGTGATGGTTGTTGACCGAGAAAAAGCAAAGGAAGTGCTGCCCGAGGAGCTGACGATGCACATGGCGGCCATGACGTTTGACGATCCGCCCAGGCAGTGGGCCCATCGCCTCCGCCTCATTCCGTACCGCGCGATCGGGAGCGGCCCGCAAATGATGATGGCGGTCAAGCCGGACCGCATGCTGCTTTTGTATGAAGATCAATGGCTTGAGGTGAAACAAGGGCTCGTCGCCTTAAGCGCCGATCCGCTATCGGTCGATGGGGAGTACGACTGCATCGTTCATCCGAAAATGGTGCAGGCGGGAAGAAAACTGACCGCTTCGTAG
- the ftsA gene encoding cell division protein FtsA: MSSNEIVVSLDVGTSSVKVIIGEMLGSSINIIGVGNVKAEGLKKGAIVDIDKTVHSIKRAVEQAERMVGLSIRRVIVGVAGGHIQLHDCHGIVAVASENREIGDEDVARVIDAAQVVSIPPDREIIGIVPRQFIVDGLDGIHDPRGMLGVRLEMEGTMVTGAKTVLHNLLRCVERAGLEISDICLQPLAAGSLALSDDERHLGVALVDLGGGSTTVAVFEQGGLQAVSSLPVGGEHITKDLAIGLRTTTEDAEKIKLKHGHAFYDYASEEEVFTVPIMGTDQHQQFSQLEIADIIEARLEEILQMVQHEVRRLGFRDLPGGYVLTGGVANMPGVLELAHVVLGTSVRVAMPDYIGVRDPQYTIGVGLLKFAYRQAQLQGKTVPVAAAAEPVERPAQKQQPKPKKKEDHFGKKVKKFFGSFFE, translated from the coding sequence ATGAGCAGCAATGAGATCGTCGTTAGCCTGGATGTCGGGACATCGAGCGTCAAAGTCATCATTGGGGAGATGTTAGGCAGCTCGATTAACATTATCGGAGTAGGCAATGTAAAAGCGGAAGGGCTCAAAAAAGGGGCGATTGTTGATATAGATAAAACAGTGCACTCGATCAAGCGGGCGGTCGAGCAAGCAGAGCGGATGGTCGGCCTGTCGATTCGCCGCGTGATCGTCGGGGTGGCAGGCGGCCATATTCAGCTCCATGACTGTCATGGCATCGTCGCTGTCGCAAGTGAAAATCGCGAAATTGGCGACGAGGATGTCGCTCGCGTCATCGATGCCGCGCAAGTCGTTTCCATCCCGCCGGACCGGGAAATTATCGGGATCGTTCCGCGCCAGTTTATCGTTGATGGACTAGACGGCATCCATGATCCGCGCGGCATGCTTGGCGTCCGTCTCGAAATGGAAGGGACAATGGTAACCGGAGCGAAGACGGTTTTACATAATCTCCTTCGCTGCGTGGAACGGGCCGGCTTGGAAATCAGCGATATTTGCCTTCAACCGTTGGCGGCCGGTTCACTTGCGTTATCCGATGACGAACGGCATTTAGGCGTCGCGCTCGTCGACCTCGGGGGCGGCTCGACAACGGTTGCTGTCTTTGAGCAAGGCGGGCTGCAGGCTGTATCGTCGCTTCCAGTCGGCGGGGAGCATATTACAAAAGATTTGGCCATCGGGTTGCGCACGACAACAGAAGACGCCGAAAAAATTAAGCTGAAGCATGGGCATGCATTCTACGATTACGCTTCGGAAGAAGAGGTATTCACCGTGCCCATCATGGGCACCGATCAACACCAGCAGTTCAGCCAGCTTGAGATCGCCGACATTATTGAAGCGAGGCTGGAGGAAATTTTGCAAATGGTTCAGCATGAAGTGCGCCGGCTCGGGTTTCGCGACCTTCCAGGCGGCTATGTGCTGACGGGCGGCGTGGCGAATATGCCAGGAGTGTTGGAGCTGGCGCACGTCGTCTTAGGGACGAGCGTCCGTGTCGCCATGCCGGATTATATCGGGGTGCGCGACCCGCAATATACGATCGGCGTCGGCTTGCTCAAATTCGCCTATCGGCAGGCGCAGCTGCAAGGAAAAACAGTTCCGGTTGCCGCTGCGGCAGAGCCGGTCGAGCGCCCCGCGCAAAAACAGCAGCCGAAACCAAAAAAGAAAGAAGACCATTTTGGGAAGAAGGTCAAGAAATTTTTCGGGTCTTTCTTTGAATAG
- a CDS encoding small basic family protein, producing the protein MWLPLLGLLLGFAIGVLAGWEVPDEYSNYLSIAILAAFDTLIGGWRAHLQGTYDELVFITGFFFNILLATTLTFLGVHLGVDLYLAAVFAFGVRLFQNIAIIRRLWLAEWAERRQNREKS; encoded by the coding sequence ATGTGGCTCCCGCTTCTCGGGTTGTTGCTCGGGTTTGCCATCGGCGTTCTTGCCGGCTGGGAAGTCCCCGATGAATATTCCAATTATTTGTCGATTGCCATTTTGGCGGCCTTTGATACATTAATAGGAGGATGGCGCGCCCATTTACAGGGGACATACGACGAACTTGTATTTATAACCGGGTTTTTTTTCAACATTCTCCTTGCCACAACTTTAACTTTTCTTGGTGTACATCTTGGTGTAGACTTGTATTTAGCGGCCGTGTTTGCGTTCGGTGTCCGCCTTTTTCAAAACATCGCCATCATCCGCCGCCTTTGGCTTGCCGAATGGGCGGAGCGGCGGCAAAATCGCGAAAAAAGTTAA
- the sigG gene encoding RNA polymerase sporulation sigma factor SigG has translation MTRNKVEICGVDTSKLPVLKNEEMRELFQRMHEGDLEAREKLVNGNLRLVLSVIQRFNNRGEFVDDLFQVGCIGLMKSIDNFDLNQNVKFSTYAVPMIIGEIRRYLRDNNPIRVSRSLRDIAYKALQVRERLMSETAKEPSTEEIAKELGVAHEEVVFALDAIQDPVSLFEPIYNDGGDPIYVMDQLSDERNRDSQWIEEIALKEGLRRLNEREKMIIRKRFFQGKTQMEVAEEIGISQAQVSRLEKAAIRQMNKNIQV, from the coding sequence TTGACGAGGAACAAAGTCGAGATTTGCGGCGTGGATACTTCAAAGCTTCCCGTCCTCAAAAATGAAGAAATGCGCGAACTGTTTCAACGGATGCATGAAGGGGATTTGGAAGCGAGAGAAAAATTAGTAAACGGCAATTTGCGCCTCGTGTTGAGCGTCATCCAGCGCTTTAACAACCGCGGCGAGTTTGTTGATGATTTGTTTCAAGTCGGCTGCATCGGACTTATGAAATCGATTGATAATTTTGATTTAAATCAAAATGTCAAGTTTTCCACCTATGCGGTGCCGATGATTATCGGCGAAATCCGCCGCTATTTGCGTGACAATAATCCGATCCGCGTCTCGCGTTCGCTGCGCGACATCGCCTACAAAGCGCTGCAAGTGCGGGAGCGGCTCATGAGCGAGACGGCGAAAGAGCCTTCGACGGAAGAGATCGCGAAAGAGCTTGGCGTCGCCCATGAAGAAGTCGTTTTTGCCCTTGATGCCATTCAAGATCCGGTTTCATTATTCGAACCGATTTACAATGACGGCGGCGACCCGATTTATGTGATGGATCAGCTGAGCGACGAGCGCAACCGCGACAGCCAATGGATTGAAGAAATCGCATTGAAAGAGGGCTTGAGGCGGTTAAATGAGCGCGAAAAAATGATCATCCGCAAACGGTTTTTCCAAGGGAAAACACAAATGGAAGTGGCTGAAGAAATCGGCATTTCCCAGGCGCAAGTATCGCGGCTGGAAAAAGCAGCGATCCGGCAAATGAATAAAAATATCCAAGTGTGA
- a CDS encoding DUF881 domain-containing protein gives MRRQARSRVLLTFICFVFGAMLGFSYQHAQKEAPRRQWGDSEWKKEYEYRSALIALQKENRSLKQQLVEKQEELATWEEKLAEDRSNEAELVKEAEQLRMHVGKARVKGKGVAVTLSDSSYIPSEASATDYIVHEQHVWKVVHELLISGAEAVAINGQRISHRSYIVCNGPVIEVDGTQHAAPFVISAIGDPDVLSSALGLAGGVIDELVEDHVDVKVEKQKDIVLDPVFAPKP, from the coding sequence ATGAGACGACAAGCCCGTAGCCGCGTCCTCCTTACTTTTATTTGTTTTGTCTTTGGCGCCATGCTCGGGTTTTCGTACCAGCATGCGCAAAAGGAGGCGCCCCGCCGCCAATGGGGCGACAGCGAGTGGAAAAAGGAATACGAGTATCGCTCGGCGCTGATCGCTTTGCAAAAAGAAAACCGGTCGCTAAAGCAGCAGCTTGTCGAAAAGCAAGAGGAACTGGCCACATGGGAAGAAAAATTGGCCGAAGACCGGTCGAACGAGGCTGAATTGGTGAAAGAGGCCGAACAGCTGCGCATGCATGTCGGAAAGGCGAGGGTTAAAGGGAAAGGCGTAGCAGTCACGCTTTCCGATTCCTCTTATATCCCCTCTGAAGCGAGTGCTACCGATTACATCGTTCACGAACAGCATGTATGGAAAGTCGTTCACGAACTGCTGATTTCCGGCGCTGAAGCGGTCGCTATTAATGGGCAGCGCATTTCCCATCGCTCGTACATTGTCTGCAATGGCCCGGTCATTGAAGTGGACGGGACGCAGCATGCCGCTCCGTTTGTCATTTCGGCGATCGGCGATCCGGACGTGCTGTCATCCGCTCTTGGATTGGCCGGCGGCGTCATCGACGAACTTGTCGAAGACCATGTCGATGTGAAAGTGGAAAAACAAAAGGACATCGTTCTCGATCCGGTATTTGCGCCCAAACCATAA
- the sigE gene encoding RNA polymerase sporulation sigma factor SigE, whose translation MKRWKLRFMYWLYKLLAKLGLKTDEIYYIGGSEALPPPLTKEEEERLIERLATGDETARSLLIERNLRLVVYIARKFENTGIHIEDLISIGTIGLIKAVNTFNPEKKIKLATYASRCIENEILMYLRRNNKVRAEVSFDEPLNIDWDGNELLLSDVLGTEDDVITKDLEADVDRRLLLNALRQLSDREKQIMELRFGLSGGEEKTQKDVADLLGISQSYISRLEKRIIKRLRKEFNKMM comes from the coding sequence ATGAAAAGGTGGAAACTTCGCTTCATGTATTGGTTGTATAAGCTCCTTGCCAAGCTCGGTTTGAAGACGGATGAGATTTACTATATCGGCGGCAGTGAAGCGCTCCCTCCGCCGCTGACGAAAGAGGAAGAGGAACGGCTGATCGAACGGTTGGCAACCGGCGATGAGACGGCGCGGTCGCTGCTCATCGAGCGCAACTTGCGCCTTGTCGTTTACATCGCGCGCAAATTTGAAAACACCGGCATTCACATTGAAGATTTGATCAGCATTGGAACGATCGGCCTCATTAAGGCGGTCAACACATTCAACCCAGAGAAGAAGATCAAGCTGGCGACATATGCGTCGCGCTGCATTGAAAACGAAATTTTAATGTATTTGCGACGCAACAACAAAGTGCGGGCGGAAGTGTCGTTTGATGAGCCGTTGAATATTGACTGGGACGGCAATGAACTGCTGCTGTCCGATGTGCTCGGCACGGAAGACGACGTGATTACGAAAGACTTGGAAGCGGACGTTGATCGGCGCCTGCTGCTGAACGCCTTGCGCCAGTTGAGCGACCGCGAAAAACAAATTATGGAACTGCGTTTTGGCCTTTCCGGCGGTGAAGAAAAAACGCAAAAAGATGTCGCCGATTTGCTCGGCATTTCGCAATCGTACATATCGCGGCTTGAAAAGCGGATCATTAAACGGTTGCGCAAAGAATTCAATAAAATGATGTAG
- a CDS encoding DUF881 domain-containing protein: protein MERKRRLSFAFVAAVFGVMLAVGLRTTMPSEGRDTRDIWELRADLTKEQQLERQLLEELEDYEEKLRHYRQKEEAGGGAALEATVAELREEAGLTEVKGSGIVLMIAPFSTAGYVGPVTATVSPELLQRLVNELNKYGAKEIAIDGERLTNWTAIRDINGMTNVGRRPIKLPVEVKAIADDADKLYSGLTVSPIRDDFIVENLELSISKPKPAIVIPPSTERPKIKYMETASVGKEEK from the coding sequence TTGGAGAGAAAAAGACGGTTATCTTTTGCCTTTGTTGCCGCCGTGTTCGGCGTGATGCTTGCGGTCGGGCTGCGGACGACGATGCCTTCGGAAGGGCGTGACACGCGCGACATTTGGGAACTGCGCGCCGATTTAACGAAAGAGCAGCAGCTCGAGCGGCAGCTGCTTGAGGAGCTCGAAGATTACGAGGAGAAATTGCGCCATTATCGGCAGAAGGAGGAGGCGGGCGGCGGGGCGGCGCTCGAGGCGACCGTCGCTGAACTGAGGGAGGAAGCCGGCCTGACGGAAGTGAAAGGAAGCGGCATCGTCCTGATGATTGCGCCGTTCTCGACAGCCGGCTACGTCGGGCCGGTCACTGCTACCGTGTCCCCGGAGCTGCTGCAACGATTAGTGAACGAGTTGAACAAATATGGAGCAAAGGAAATCGCTATCGACGGCGAGCGGCTGACAAACTGGACGGCGATTCGCGATATCAACGGCATGACGAACGTCGGACGCCGCCCAATCAAGCTGCCGGTTGAGGTGAAGGCGATTGCGGACGATGCGGACAAGCTCTATAGCGGATTAACGGTTTCGCCGATCCGCGACGATTTCATCGTCGAAAACTTGGAGCTTTCGATTTCCAAGCCAAAACCGGCGATCGTCATTCCGCCATCAACCGAACGGCCGAAGATCAAATACATGGAGACGGCGAGCGTCGGCAAGGAGGAGAAGTAG
- the ftsZ gene encoding cell division protein FtsZ, whose amino-acid sequence MLEFDTTVDQLATIKVIGVGGGGNNAVNRMIEHGVQGVEFIAVNTDAQALNLSKAPTKLQIGAKLTRGLGAGANPEVGKKAAEESKEQIEEALRGADMVFVTAGMGGGTGTGAAPVIAQIARELGALTVGVVTRPFTFEGRKRATQAASGIAAMKEAVDTLIVIPNDRLLEIVDKNTPMLEAFREADNVLRQGVQGISDLIAVPGLINLDFADVKTIMSNKGSALMGIGVASGENRAAEAAKKAISSPLLETSIDGAQGVLMNITGGMNLSLYEVQEAADIVASAADQEVNMIFGSVINENLKDEIVVTVIATGFNENVASQPRPSRVGISTAPKVTPAAKREKREEPAQDYAALRSGQAEDPLDIPAFLRNRNRRR is encoded by the coding sequence ATGTTGGAGTTTGATACAACAGTCGATCAGTTAGCAACGATCAAAGTGATTGGGGTCGGGGGCGGCGGCAACAACGCCGTCAATCGGATGATTGAACACGGAGTGCAAGGCGTGGAGTTTATTGCGGTCAACACGGACGCGCAGGCGCTCAACTTGTCGAAGGCGCCGACGAAGCTGCAAATCGGGGCGAAGCTGACGCGCGGCTTGGGTGCAGGCGCGAACCCGGAAGTTGGAAAAAAAGCGGCGGAAGAGAGCAAAGAACAAATTGAAGAAGCGCTCCGCGGCGCGGATATGGTGTTTGTCACCGCCGGGATGGGCGGCGGCACAGGAACAGGCGCGGCGCCGGTCATCGCCCAAATCGCGCGCGAATTAGGAGCGCTGACGGTCGGCGTCGTTACGCGTCCGTTCACATTTGAAGGACGGAAACGGGCGACGCAGGCCGCAAGCGGCATCGCCGCCATGAAAGAAGCGGTCGATACACTGATCGTCATCCCGAACGACCGGTTGCTTGAAATCGTCGATAAAAATACGCCGATGCTCGAGGCGTTTCGCGAGGCGGACAACGTGCTGCGCCAAGGGGTGCAAGGCATCTCCGACTTGATCGCTGTACCGGGGCTCATCAACCTTGATTTCGCTGACGTGAAAACGATCATGTCGAACAAAGGTTCAGCGTTGATGGGCATTGGGGTGGCCAGCGGCGAAAACCGGGCTGCAGAGGCGGCGAAAAAGGCGATTTCCAGCCCGCTGTTGGAAACGTCCATTGACGGGGCGCAAGGTGTGCTCATGAACATCACCGGCGGGATGAACTTAAGCTTGTACGAAGTACAGGAAGCGGCTGACATCGTCGCTTCGGCAGCCGATCAAGAAGTGAACATGATTTTCGGCTCGGTCATCAATGAAAACTTAAAAGACGAAATTGTCGTCACGGTCATCGCGACTGGGTTTAACGAAAACGTTGCTTCGCAGCCGCGGCCATCGCGCGTCGGCATCAGCACTGCGCCCAAAGTGACGCCCGCTGCGAAACGGGAAAAGCGCGAAGAGCCGGCACAAGACTATGCGGCGCTCCGTTCGGGGCAAGCAGAAGATCCGCTTGACATCCCAGCCTTCTTGCGCAACCGCAACCGCCGCCGTTAA
- a CDS encoding cell division protein SepF produces MGLMKKFRDYFLEEDYEDYEEEYEAPHPEEEAPPLKAANKANVVSLQSVQKSAKVVLAEPRVYAEAQEIADHLKSRRAVIVNLQRIQHEQAKRIVDFLSGTVYAIGGDIQQVGTKIFLCTPENVDVSGAISLDGEDDRPMKRW; encoded by the coding sequence GTGGGATTGATGAAAAAATTTCGCGATTATTTTTTAGAGGAAGACTACGAAGACTATGAAGAGGAATATGAAGCGCCGCATCCGGAAGAGGAGGCGCCGCCGCTGAAGGCGGCAAACAAGGCGAATGTCGTCAGCTTGCAAAGCGTGCAAAAATCGGCGAAGGTCGTGCTCGCCGAGCCGCGGGTGTATGCCGAGGCGCAAGAGATTGCCGACCATTTGAAAAGCCGGCGGGCGGTCATCGTCAATTTGCAGCGCATCCAGCATGAGCAGGCGAAGCGGATCGTCGACTTTTTAAGCGGCACCGTGTATGCCATTGGCGGCGACATTCAGCAAGTCGGCACGAAAATTTTTTTATGCACGCCGGAAAACGTCGACGTCAGCGGCGCAATTTCGCTTGACGGCGAGGATGACAGACCGATGAAGAGGTGGTAG
- the pgeF gene encoding peptidoglycan editing factor PgeF has translation MPDIFQQMAHGWLRCGASPFAGAVAGMTTKQGGESKGPFASLNMGLHVGDDRTAVVNNRRRLAEWLAFPLDDWVCCEQVHGAVIRKVTKSDRGNGAHDFAAAIRGADGLYTDEAGVLLALCFADCVPVYFLAPAAGLVGLAHAGWRGTAGGIAKNMVRLWQEQERIAPTDMYAAIGPAIGPCCYTVDDRVINGLRSILPAGSPLPWRETSPRQYALDLKEANRLQLIAAGVPDSHIYVSERCTSCEETLFFSHRRDRGTTGRMLAFIGRREE, from the coding sequence ATGCCGGACATTTTTCAACAAATGGCCCACGGATGGCTCCGCTGCGGGGCATCCCCGTTCGCCGGAGCCGTCGCAGGGATGACGACGAAACAAGGCGGAGAAAGCAAAGGGCCGTTCGCTTCGTTGAATATGGGGTTGCATGTTGGCGACGACCGCACCGCTGTCGTCAACAACCGGCGCCGCTTGGCGGAATGGCTCGCTTTTCCGCTCGATGATTGGGTATGCTGTGAGCAAGTGCACGGCGCCGTGATTCGGAAAGTGACAAAAAGCGACCGGGGGAACGGGGCGCACGACTTCGCCGCAGCGATTCGGGGCGCTGACGGATTGTATACGGACGAAGCGGGAGTGTTGCTTGCACTTTGTTTTGCTGACTGTGTACCTGTCTATTTTCTGGCTCCAGCGGCCGGCTTGGTCGGCCTTGCCCATGCCGGGTGGCGGGGAACGGCCGGCGGCATCGCCAAAAATATGGTGCGTCTTTGGCAGGAGCAAGAGCGCATCGCGCCCACTGATATGTATGCTGCCATCGGGCCAGCCATCGGCCCGTGCTGCTACACGGTCGATGATCGGGTGATCAACGGTTTGCGCTCGATCCTTCCTGCAGGCAGCCCGTTGCCATGGCGCGAAACAAGCCCAAGGCAATATGCGCTTGACTTAAAGGAGGCGAATCGGCTGCAGCTTATCGCTGCCGGCGTTCCGGACAGCCATATTTACGTGTCGGAACGCTGTACAAGCTGTGAGGAGACGTTGTTTTTTTCCCACCGCCGCGATCGCGGGACGACAGGACGGATGCTGGCGTTCATCGGCCGAAGGGAGGAATGA